From Paenibacillus physcomitrellae, the proteins below share one genomic window:
- a CDS encoding NADH:flavin oxidoreductase, which translates to MSNPQSNSPSLESLFEPVTIKSLQLSSRIVMAPMTRAMSPNGIPGEDVAAYYRRRAENGVGLIVTEGTLISHPAAGDTLNVPFFYGEEALNGWAEVVRQVHEAGGKIFPQIWHVGMSRQKGSGPNPEVPPIGPSGLDLEGNPSTEPMTEEEIAKVVQAFAAAAADAKRIGFDGVEIHGAHGYLIDQFLWEKTNRRTDRYGGDMMKRAQFAIEVIQAVRAAVGPDYPVAFRLSQWKMSDYGAKLADTPEKLGQLVGALSGAGVDLFHCSTRRFWEPEFAGSDLNLAGWVKKLTGKPSITVGSVGLDSEFTALFSEGKSAGFKDINELAERLSREEFDLVAIGRALLQDPEWAVKIREGRLDEIQTFTPEALQKLY; encoded by the coding sequence ATGAGTAATCCACAATCCAACTCTCCGTCTTTGGAGTCCTTGTTTGAGCCTGTCACGATCAAGTCCTTGCAGCTGTCATCCCGCATCGTGATGGCGCCGATGACACGCGCAATGTCTCCGAACGGAATTCCGGGAGAAGACGTAGCCGCTTACTATCGCCGCCGCGCTGAAAATGGCGTAGGCTTGATTGTCACCGAAGGCACACTGATCTCCCATCCCGCCGCAGGCGATACGCTGAATGTACCGTTCTTCTACGGCGAAGAAGCGCTTAACGGCTGGGCGGAGGTCGTTCGTCAGGTGCATGAAGCCGGAGGTAAAATATTCCCGCAAATCTGGCATGTCGGCATGTCCCGCCAGAAGGGCTCCGGTCCGAATCCGGAAGTTCCGCCGATCGGCCCGTCCGGGCTGGATCTGGAGGGCAATCCGTCCACGGAACCAATGACAGAGGAAGAGATCGCCAAGGTCGTTCAGGCTTTCGCCGCGGCTGCGGCCGATGCCAAACGGATCGGCTTCGACGGTGTCGAAATTCACGGAGCGCATGGCTATCTGATCGACCAGTTCCTGTGGGAGAAGACGAACCGCCGCACAGACCGCTATGGCGGAGACATGATGAAGCGGGCCCAGTTCGCTATCGAGGTTATCCAGGCCGTTCGGGCTGCGGTAGGGCCGGATTATCCGGTAGCCTTCCGGCTGTCGCAATGGAAGATGAGCGATTACGGGGCCAAGCTTGCCGATACGCCCGAGAAGCTCGGCCAGCTTGTCGGTGCGCTTTCGGGCGCGGGAGTGGATCTGTTCCACTGCTCAACCCGGCGTTTCTGGGAGCCGGAATTTGCAGGCTCTGATTTAAATCTGGCCGGCTGGGTGAAGAAACTGACCGGTAAACCATCCATTACGGTGGGTTCCGTAGGTCTCGACAGTGAATTCACCGCTCTCTTTAGCGAAGGGAAAAGCGCCGGATTTAAAGACATTAATGAACTGGCGGAACGCTTGAGCCGTGAAGAGTTCGACCTTGTCGCGATCGGACGCGCGCTGCTCCAGGATCCCGAATGGGCCGTAAAAATCCGCGAAGGCCGTCTGGATGAGATCCAGACGTTTACGCCGGAAGCGCTGCAGAAGCTTTATTAA